Proteins encoded in a region of the Sulfolobales archaeon genome:
- a CDS encoding aspartate carbamoyltransferase regulatory subunit: MEEHLLVRKIDMGTVIDHIPPWKAENVLRLLELDKIKRSEYSLIVLHNVPSRKYGRKDMIKIYRHHISHDEADIICLVYPTITVNYIRDWRVEKYKPKIPEKIVGRIRCPEPTCISNSPREPIKSRFRVIGELRAIQCEYCDTMVEFERMADLVIRREGS; the protein is encoded by the coding sequence TTGGAGGAGCACCTGCTTGTTAGGAAGATAGATATGGGCACAGTTATAGATCATATACCACCATGGAAAGCTGAAAATGTGTTAAGACTACTAGAGCTTGATAAGATAAAACGGTCTGAGTACTCCCTAATAGTTCTTCACAACGTTCCCAGCAGAAAATATGGTAGAAAGGATATGATAAAGATATACAGGCATCATATATCTCACGATGAGGCCGACATAATATGCCTTGTATATCCAACAATCACCGTTAACTATATAAGGGATTGGAGGGTTGAGAAATACAAACCAAAGATCCCCGAGAAGATAGTGGGTAGAATTAGATGTCCAGAGCCAACTTGTATCAGCAACTCACCTAGAGAGCCGATTAAATCTAGGTTTAGAGTGATTGGGGAGCTAAGAGCTATACAGTGTGAGTACTGCGATACCATGGTGGAGTTTGAGAGGATGGCGGATCTAGTTATCAGGAGAGAGGGGTCTTAG
- the pyrB gene encoding aspartate carbamoyltransferase produces the protein MLEPRYGEILQYNNLRGKDIISARDLSREDLEAIFRVADSYEENPSTYRDLLKGKTVALIFVEPSTRTYHSFEKASRILGCEVIGIRDPSISSMAKGENLYDTIKMIESYGADLIVLRHPSRGAALYAAEISRVPVINGGDGSREHPTQAILDLYTIYRKRGSIDGLRIGFLGDLRFSRTVSSLSYALTLFRDVEIYYIAPPMLQIRREVEVYLELRGVKYTKITDIGSAANALRNIDVLYVTRLQKERFPDPGEYEKLRGAYTVTPEILRIARSDVGIMHPLPRVDELSPELDGTPNAWYFDQARWGVNVRVALISLILG, from the coding sequence TTGCTAGAACCTAGATATGGAGAGATCCTTCAATACAATAATCTAAGGGGAAAGGATATTATATCTGCCAGAGACTTATCTAGAGAAGATTTAGAAGCAATATTTAGAGTAGCGGATAGCTATGAGGAAAACCCAAGCACATATAGAGATCTATTGAAGGGAAAGACTGTAGCCTTAATATTTGTAGAGCCCTCTACAAGGACCTATCATAGCTTTGAAAAGGCATCGAGGATCCTTGGATGTGAGGTAATAGGGATTAGAGATCCATCTATATCATCAATGGCTAAAGGTGAGAATCTATATGACACTATAAAAATGATCGAATCCTATGGTGCAGATCTAATAGTACTTAGACATCCCAGCAGAGGAGCAGCTCTATATGCTGCGGAAATCAGCAGAGTACCAGTGATCAATGGAGGTGATGGGAGTAGGGAGCACCCTACACAAGCTATCTTAGATCTATATACTATATATAGAAAAAGGGGATCTATTGATGGGTTGAGAATAGGTTTTCTAGGTGATCTCAGATTCTCTAGAACAGTTTCTTCTCTAAGCTATGCTCTAACACTTTTTAGAGACGTAGAGATCTACTATATAGCTCCACCAATGCTACAAATCAGGAGGGAAGTTGAGGTTTATCTCGAATTAAGAGGAGTTAAATATACCAAGATCACGGATATAGGATCTGCTGCTAATGCGTTAAGAAATATAGATGTTCTCTATGTCACAAGGCTTCAAAAAGAGAGATTCCCAGATCCGGGGGAGTATGAGAAGCTTAGAGGTGCCTACACAGTTACCCCAGAGATTTTGAGGATTGCTAGAAGCGATGTAGGGATAATGCATCCTTTACCAAGGGTTGACGAGCTATCCCCAGAGCTAGATGGAACTCCAAACGCCTGGTACTTCGACCAGGCTAGATGGGGGGTTAATGTGAGGGTAGCTCTGATAAGCCTTATACTGGGGTGA